The stretch of DNA GGGGACGACGCGGACCTCGGCACCCTCCTGGACGAAGGTCACCCGACCGTCGCCGACCGCGTACACCAGGCGCCGGTTCACCCGGTACGTGCCGCCGCCCACCTCCACCCAGGGCAGCGTCCGCAGCAGCCAGCGGGAGCTGATGTTCTGCATCTGCGGAACGGTCTTGGTGGTGGTCGCCAGATTGCGTGCGGCTGCTATGCCCAGGCTCAACTGCTCCTGCCCCGCGCTCTGTTCGGGTTGCTCCGGCTGCTCGGCCGACGCTGCGGTCGCCATCCTGGTTCCCTTCCACGGCACTGCGTTGCTGGGAGCTGCGCGCCGCAAGTGAAGCAGCGCGCCATGACGTCGGTCGAGAGCGGCCCCAGGCCCACACCACGCGTTTGCGCCAGAGTCCTCACTTCCCGGATACGCTGCACAAACAGCCTGTGATCCGCTGTGGGAGCGGCAGCCTCCGCGTCCGAGGACGGCCGGAATCGAGCGAGCCGCCTTGTTGCGCCCCGAGTGCCGTGCTATCCCTGCGTCGACGACCGAGAAGCCCTTGAGGACCGAGTCGAGCCGATTCTCCCGTGGACGGAGTTGCGGATGAAGGCGCCCATTCCCGGAACGCGTACGACTGACGGACCCACTCAGGCTCTTCCCTCACCCCGGCTGCTGGCGCGGATACTCTCTGGCCCTTCCGGTCTCGGGACCGGCTCCCTGCGCCTCGCACCGGTCACGGAACCGGACACGGAACCGGACGCGGAACCTCCATCGGAGACCCGCTCGGCGCCTGAGCCGTCCTCTCGACGGATCGAGGGCCTCTACTGCCCGCCGGCCGTACGGGACGACCGCGCGCTCGCCGACGAGATCAACCACCGGCTCGTCGAGTGGGCCGAGCAGGAGGTGGGCCTCTACCCGGGCACCGAGCACCGGGAGGCGCTCGTCGGCTTCGACCCGGGGCGGTCGGTGGTCCTGTGCCACCCGGACGCACCGGGCATCGAGCACCTCATGGCCGCGGCACGCCTGCTGGTCGGCGAGAACGCCGTGGACGACTACTTCTGCGAAGCGGAGTACGGCGGCCACGCGGACCGGCGCGGCGCGGCACTCGCGGTCGCCCAGTCCGCGATAGACCCGGCTCACAACACACCGCGCTACGAAGCCGATTGGCGGTCCGGAGTGGAATCCCACCCGGCCCTGCGCTCGATGCGGTCGGCCATGGACCACTTCCGGGTCCTTGCCACCCCGGCCCAGGCACACCGCTACCGGCACGACATCGCCGGTCTCTACCTCGGCTACAACGCCGAGGGCGACTGCATCACCCAGCGCCGCACACCGGCGGTGTGGGAGTACCTGGTGCAGCGGCAGTTCAACAGCTTCCGTCCGTGTCTGACCATCACCGACGCCGTCGGCGGCTACGAGCTGCCCGCCCACCTCTTCGCCGAGCCCGCCGTACAGCGCGCCGTCGCCCTGTCCTCGAACGCCGCGACCCTCTGCAACGACCTCTACTCGGTGCGCAAGGAGCAGCAGAGCGAACGCTTCCACTACAGCCTGCCGACCGTGATCGCCGCCGAGGAGAAGTGTTCCATCGAGGAGGCCTTCCAGAAGGCGATCGAGGTCCACAACGACGTCGTCCACCTCTTCGAGGAGCAGGCCGCCGCGCTCTCGACCACCGACCCACTCGTCGCCCGCTTCATGACGGGCCTGTCGAACTGGGTCGGCGGCAACCACGAATGGCACGCGGGGAATGTCGGCACGCGGTACGCGACTTCGCCCTGACGCGACCAGCTCAGCTCACCGCGTTCCGCACGAGCGCCGCGATCCGCGCCTCGCCCTCGGAGGTCAGCTCCGTCAGGGCGTACGAGGCCGGCCACATGGCGCCGTCGTCGAGGTTCGCCTTGTCGCTGAAGCCGAACGTCGCGTACCTCGCGCTGAACTTCTGCGCGCTCTGGAAGAAGCAGACGACCTTGCCGTCCTTGGCGTACGAGGGCATCCCGTACCAGAGCTTCGGCGACAGCTCCGGCACGCTCTCCTTGATCACGGCATGGATCCGCTCGGCCATGACGCGGTCCGATTCCTGCATCTCGGCGATCTTCGCGACGACGGCGGCGACCCGCACCAACTGGCCGACGCGCACAGTGACCTGGGCTTCGCGCGCTACAACGCGGGCCGCATGGCGGAGGCCGCCGCCTCGTACGAGGCGGCACGGCCGCGGTTGTCCCAGGCGGGGGACTTGGGGTCGGAAGCCGAACTGACCCTGCGGCGCGGCTATCTGAAGTGGGACGAGGGGTATGTCGAGGAGCCGCTCGAACTCTTCAGGCTGGCAGGGAAGTTGTACGAGCAGGCCGGCTGCCCGACGGGCAAGGCCAGTGCGGCAGCGTCGGAGGCCTGGGCGATGCTCCAGCTGGGACACCGCGAGGAGGCGGCGCAGCGGGCGCGTGAGGTCCTCGGCATCCCCCACGCCGACCCCGCGTCGCCGCCCACGCTGACGGCTCGGATCACCCTCGGCGTGGCCATCGCCCACGAGGAGCCCGACGAGGCGGCGGAGCACCTGCACCAGGCATTGGCGCTGGCCCGCGAGGACGGGCACCTCCACAACGAGGCGTGGTGTCTCAACTGCCTGGGTGTCGCGCTGCGGCGCATGGGGCGCTACGAAGAGGCACTGGCCAGCCACCGGCAGGCGTTCGCGCTGCTCGACGAGCTCTTCGAGGAACACTGGAAGATCCACTTCCTCAACGGCTACGCCGAGACCTGCCGCCTCGCGGGCCTGCCCGAGGAGGCCCTGCGCCTGCACCGCCAGGCTCTCGAACTCGCCCCGGTGCTGGGGTACCGCAACGAGGAAGCGCTGGCCCACGAGGGAATCGCGACCGTCCTCGACGCAACGGCCCCGGCCACGGCCGCCGAACACCGCGCGGCGGGCCGGGCCGTCCTGCGGGAGCTCGACGCGTGATGTCGAGCCCCGCCGCCGTCAGAAGCGCACCGCGTACGAGACGCGCCGCCGCAGGGACTTCGCCCGCTGGGCCTCGTGGAAGCGGGCGTCCTGTTCCAGGACCTCGGCGGCCCTGCGCACCTTCGCGCCGGCCCGTTCGATCGCTTCGTCGAGCGGCATCACCAGGGGCAGGCCGAAGATCTCGACGATCCGCTCCACGCGTTCGCGGACGCTGCCGCCCACCACGTGGTAGGGGATCTCCAGCTCCTCCAGGGTCTCGATCAGCAGATCGTCGGACATCTTCCGGAACGTCTCGGAGACCGGCCGGTGGCCGTCGGCCTTCATCTCGAACTCGACCGGCAGGTGCACATAGGCGTCGTAGATCCGCTTGGCGCGGGCCTTGGCGACCGCGCCGTAGGCATCCATGTACTGGCGGTAGAACCGCTTCACCGGGAGCCCGGCGATGTTCTTCACCGCCCGCAGGAACAGGTTCGCCCCGGGGTTGATGCCGACCCGCATGCGGGCCTCGCCGTAGATCCACTCATGGATCACGGAGCCGTCCGAGATGAACGGCCCCTGGCCCGCCTCGTGGTGGATCCGTTCCTCGAGCCGGCGCAGCCCGAGCATCGTCAGTTCCATCGCGCTGAGTTCCTGGACCTGTTTGCCCGGAACGAGGTCCACGAGGATCTCCCGGGACGTCATCGCGTGCGTACGGGGGATGCCCGTCGCCATCGACAGCGTCTCGGTCGTGGTGCTCTTGCCGCTGGAGTACGTTCCGGAGATCGCCAGGTGCAGACCGCTGTGCGGTATGGGGGTGCTTGTGTTCCCCATGGTGTGCTCTCTTCCCGTCGTGGGTGCCCCGGCCGGAGCCGGGGCGTGGGGTGATGTGGTCAGACGCCCAGGCCCAGGCCTCCGCTGACCGGCAGAACCGCTCCGGTGACGTAGCGGCCCGATTCGCCGGCGAGATAGCGCACGGCGGCGGCGACATCAGACGCTTCGCCGACGTGCCCGAGCGGAGTGACGGACAGCAGGTGTTCGCGTCGCTGATCAGTGATCGCGCGGCTCATGGCCGTGTCGATCAGGCCTGGTGCGACGACGTTGACCGTGATGTTCCGGGGGCCGAGTTCCCAGGCGAGGGAGCGGGCCATGCCGAGCATTCCGGCCTTGGCGGCCGCGTAGTTGACCTGACCCGGTGCTCCGTACGCGAAGGTCATGGAGGAGATCAGGACGATCCGCCCCCAGCGCGCCCGCACCATGCCGCGCACGGCACGTCGCACGGCACGGAAGGCGCCGTGCAGGTTGACGTCGACCACGTCCGTGAAGTCCTGCTCGTCCATGCGCAGCATCAGGGCGTCGCGCGTGATGCCCGCGTTGACGACGAGCACTTCGACCGGCCCGTGTGCGGCCTCGACCTCCTTGAAAGCGGCATCGATGCTTCCGGAGTCCGTCATCTCGGCGCGGACGCCGAGCAGTCCGTCGGGCGGTGCGGTGTCCCGGTGGGTGACGGCGACGCGGTCGCCGTCTGCCGCCAGGGCGGTCGCCACGGCGAGCCCGATGCCGCGGTTGCCGCCGGTGACCATGACCGAACGTCCCATCAGTGCCTCCTCGGGGCGATGGCGTCCTCCGCCTGTCGGCTGCGGACCTCCGCCGTCCGCCGGCCGGTGAGCGCCAGATTCCGCGTGGCTGTCGCGACGATCCGGAGGCCGATCTCCCCCAGGCTGGGGAGCGGGTTCAGCGGGTTCATGGGTCACCTCGCCGAGCCGGTCGCCGCCGCGCAGTACTGCGACGCATCGGCGAACAGGTGCTCGACGGCTGCGGCGAGGCGGTCCCCGGTCAGCGCGTTCGGCAGCAGCCGCCGGGCGAAGCGCGGGCTCAGCGGCACTCCCTCGTGCCGTTTCTCGGTCATCAGTGGCGGCAGGAACGCCATCGGCGTACAGGACAGTTCCGCGTCGCTCTCCGCGAGGAAGCGCGCTGCGCGCTCCCTGTGTGCCTCGGGCAGCCAGTCGAGAAACGGCAGGCTGACCTCGACGACCTCATCGTCCGCGGGGTCTTCGCAGCCGGCGTCCAGATGGTCGCGCAGCAGTCGGCAGGGCGCGGCCTGCCATTCCTCGCGGAGCATGGGGACGCGGCATCGGGCTTCGTCGAGCAGGACGAGCAGCGGCCGTTCCCCGTCCAGGTGCTCGCGCACCTCGGCACGCTGTTCCGCGTCCGGCCATATTCCCTTCGGTGTCCATTGCTTCGTTTCGTACCCTGAAGCGCGCTCTTCCCAGAGCATGCGGGCCGGCCCTTCGAGTACGACGAGCACGTCTCCTAATCGGAGCGTGGGCGTAAAACGCATGATCTATTTCCCCCGTTGCGTTTCTTGCGTGTAACTCTGGTGCGAATTGAGTGCGAATATCGAAAGCGAAATTCTGCCGTTCGATTACGCGGCGGCGGGCAGGCGGTGCGCCAGCCAGCAACGGCCGTCGATCCCCGCGAAGTCGTCCACCGCCAGTTCCGCGGTGCGCCAGCGGGCTTCGCCCATGGAGAGGAGCCGGGAGCCGGCGGTGCTCACGGTCGGGGTGAAGCTGTGCCCCAGGGGGCGCACCGGTGTGCCCGCGCCGATGACGAAGCGCCTCATCCAGAGCGTGTCGGTGTTGCCGCGGGAAAGACCGTCCTGTGCGTAGAGCAGGACCTGGGCCAGCTGGGCCACACCCACGAGCGCGTCGACCAGGGAGACCGACGGCCCGTAAGCCGCTTCCGCTCCGTACGTATGCGCATCCCCGTTTGTGTGCGCATCCCCGTCCGTCGCCACGACGCGCTGCAGCCCCCGGATCTCCTGCCGGTCGAGGTCGACGCGGACCTGCTCGGCGTACTGGTCGCGCTGCTTGTAGCCCGCGCCGTAGTGGCGGGCTCGCGCCGGCCCCAGTGCCTGCTTCTCGTCGGAGTACGTGACCGGTGTCCCCGCCCTGTCACCCTGTTCGTGCACGAGCGTGCAGCGCACTTTCAGGCGCCCGACCCGGCAGTCGAACGTGCTGGCCAGCATGGGGTCTTCCCCGGTCGGACCATCGACGGCGACCAGCCTGCCGTGCACGGGAAAGTCCGCGAGGTCTTCGTGGGGCGTGCTGCCGGCCCGTACGTCGGCTCGGCGCACCCAGATCCTGCGCCGCTCGGCGGCGCCGAGCCCGAAGGCCCGGGCGAGGTGTGTCTCCGCCAGGTTCGCGGCGAGCACCAGTGCGTCGATGCTGCTCAGATGCGGTCGCAGCTCACCGGCGCCCGTCTTGCGGGACCAGTCGCGCGGATAGGTGAGCGTGCCCCGCGCGGTGACGAGCGCACCCGGTTCGGCGGACCCGTCGGTGGTGATGTTTTTGAGGCCTTGAGTGACGCGTTTGTATCCGCTTCCGAAAAAGCGGGAGCTGCCAGGTCCGAGGCAGCTGTCCAGAGATCCGTATAATAATTCCTTGTTGCTCATTCCCCGTTTACCTTCCCCCGTGTCGCGGGCCGAGCGGCCCGGACAGAAAAAACACTATCCAGCACGCCAGGGGGAAGCAATTAGTTAATGGAATCTGTGACGGCCTCCACAGATCCACCCAAAGGAAACCTCAAATAGGGATTCTTTAATTCCAGTTTCACCGGATCAATTACTGAATTCGGCCGGACATCACTCGCAGGCGATCACGCGCGGCCAGCGGTCGGCGAGCAGATCGCCGAGCAGCGCCCGCAGCCGGTCGCGGTCCTCCGCGGGCACGGCGGAGAGAAAGTCCTGCTCCACGGCGTCGACGGCGCGCCCGGCGCGCTCGAGTGCCTCGCGGCCGCCTTCGGTGAGGCGCAGGATGTAGCGCCTGCGGTCCGACGGATTGCGCCGCCGCTCCACATGGCCGGCCCGCTCCATCTCGTCGATCAGCGCCACCATGGTCGTCGGGTCGAGATGGAGGAGTCTGCTCAGATCCTGCTGAGACAGGCTCAGATCACTTTCCAGCGCCGCGAGGACATAGAAATAGCGCAGGCGCATGCCCTGCGCCATGAGCACCCGCTCCGCGTCCTCCATCAGGATCGATCCCGCCTTGTTCAGCAGATAGCCGGTCCTGCGGACGAGGGGGAAGTCGAGCGCGGCGGGTTGCGCCGGGGTGGGCGTCGCCTCTGCCATCCGGGCCGTCCCCTTTGCTGCTGGGCGCTGTTGAGCGCCGCTGAGAGCTGCGAGAGCTGCGAGAGCTGCTGAGATCTCGGAAAATGACCGGCCCAGGGATGCTGTTGCTCGGTGGTGCCGAACATCCCCCGTGCCGATCGTCGATCACCCCAAGGGTACTGGCGGTGGCACCGGCCTCCAAGGCCGGTGCCACTCACAGTGCCGCGTCCGGTCGGGGCGGGTAGCCCGGTCGGTCTCCGACCGGGCTACCCATCTCCCCCGGCTCGCACCGACTGGGCCACGACCGGCGCTCCGGCGCTCTCGTCCCCCAAGAGCCCTTGTGCGTCCAGGCCGTTCACCACAGTCCGGGTGCCGATCTGCACGGTCTCGCCCCGGGCGCTCTCGTGCAGGTCGCGTGTGCGGATGAAGACGAATCCCACGAGCGCGCCGACGGCGGCGACGACCGCGCACACGAACATCACATCGGTCAGCCCGTCCACGAAGGCGGTGCGGGCCGCCGCTTCGAGTGCGGGGCCCATCCCCGAGGGCGCGCGCCCGGCGGCCTCCGCGCCGCCGCCCGCCGCGACGGCCTCGCCGAACTCATGCGCGGAGGAGCCCAGTTGGCGACCGGCTTCGGACTGCGCGAACAGGTCGGCCACCCTGCCCTGGAACGCCGCGCCGAAGCCCGCGATACCGATGGCGACGCCCACCTGCTGGAACGTCTCGTTGATCCCCGAGGCCATGCCCGCCTTGGACGGTTCCACGACGGCGATGGACAGCGACGCGCGCGGCGGATTGAAGAGACCCATGCCAAGGCCGATCCCGAACATGCTCGGCAGCAGCGCCGTCCAGGACGTGTCCGGCCCGGTGAGCGCGACCAGCGAAAGCCCGAGCGCGATGAGCGCGAGGGACGTTCCCATCAGCAGGCGCTGCGGCACCCGGGTGGTCAGCGATCCCGAGATCGCTGCCGCGACGAACAGCGTCCCGGTCAGCGGAAGGAACCGCAGGCCGGTCTCCCACGGCGAGTACGCAAGGACGTTCTGCACGTACGACACCAGGAGGAAGATCGCGGACATGGTCGCGGCGGCGCACAGCAGCGTCACCACCGACACTCCGTTGAACGTCCTGTTCCTGAACAACGACAGCTGGAACATGGCCCGTTCACCGCGCCGCCTCTCCACAGCGCCGAACGCCGCGAGGAGCACCACAGAGACCACGAACATGCCGACGATGGGCACGCTGCCCCATCCCTCGGCCTCTCCTCGCAGCAGCGCGAGCACGAGCAGCGTCAGCGCGCCGGTGAAGAGCACCAGACCCCACCAGTCCACGGCGGGGGCCGACTCCGCACGGGACTCACGCATCCGCAGCGCGCTCACGGCCATGGCGAGCAGCCCGACCGGAATGTTCACCAGGAAGATCCAGCGCCAGCTGAGCCCGTCGGTGAGCGCGCCCCCGATGAGCGGGCCGAAGGCAATGGACAGGCCGACCACGCCGCCGAAGATGCCGAAGGCCTTGCCCCGGTCCTTGCCCTGGTACTCCTGCCCGATCAGCGCGGGCCCTACGGCGAACAGGACCGCTCCCCCGAGTCCTTGGACGCCGCGGGCCACGGACAGGACGACGGCATCGTTCGCGAGGCCGCAGGCGAGCGAAGCCGCCAGGAACACGACGAAGCCGATATTGAAGACACGCTTGCGCCCCAGGCGGTCGGCCAGCGATCCGGCTGTCAGCAGAACAGCGGCCAGACCGAGGGCGTACGCGTCGAGCACCCATTGGAGCGAGGTGAAACTCGCGTCGAACGCATCCCTGATGTCGGGCAGCGCCACGTTCACCACGGTCAGGTCGAGCAGCAGCATGAACGTGGCCACACACACCACGGCCAGGGTCCACCCCCGCCCGCCCACCGTCGTCGTTCGTCCGGACATCATTCCCCCGAGATCGTAATGATCTACTTCTCAAATCATCGATATTCCCGACGATTTGGAAAGCTACGAAGGCCCCGGAAACCTGTCAACGGCCCTCTCACGTCTCGGCCATGATCCGACCGGAAACCGCCCTTCCCGGCCGGTAACTCCGCTCGACATGCCCCTCGAGGTCCTCCGGATAGAAGTAGACGGGCCGCAGGTTGCCCTGCGCGTACCGTTCAGCCTGGTCGTCGAAGTGCGGCGAGTCGTGATGCCCGCTGACGCCTCCCGCCGTCACCGCCCAGGCACGCAGCCGCGGCCCGAACTCCACCACCGCCACGAAGCTGTTGCCGCTGGTGCCGTAGTAGCGCTTCGTTCCGGGGTAGCGCATCGCTCCGAACGACGCGAGTGAGCCCCATCGCGCTGAGGTGAAGGGCACGGGGATGCTCGGCTTGTCGTCGCTGAACTCCTGGACGATCGAGCCGTCGTTGCGCTGATAGCGGTTGATGTCGCCCCACGGCACCTCCCAGCTGCCGAAGTCCCGCGTCAGCCGCTCCACCGCTGTCCTCAGCGCCCCGAGCCGCTGCTCATCGGAAGCACGGTCGGCCATGTAATCCCACACCGACAAACCGGCATCCGCAGCCGACCGAGAGGTAAGCGCCCACAGCGCCTCCCCCCAGAAGACGGCCAGCGACGTGGCGGTCGACCGCTCGGCCCAGCGGTAGTTCCAGCCGCGCAGCAGGGCGATCGGCCCGCCAAGCTCCGCCTTCTGGCCGCTGCCCGCGGGCAGTTGGTCCCACGCGGCGACAAGCCCCGGAACCAAGCGTGCGAAGGCGGTGAGGTACGGATCGAAGGCAGCCGCTATCAGCGTCTGCGGGGTGAAGTCGTCGCGCGCGGACAGCACCCGGATCGCCTGCGGCCCGCGCGGGTTCTCTCCGGCCTGGTCGAAGTAGCGCGGGTAGTCGGCCGCGTCGGGGCTGTCCGCACCGGCGGCGGTCCAGGGCCAGTTGT from Streptomyces sp. BA2 encodes:
- a CDS encoding family 2 encapsulin nanocompartment cargo protein terpene cyclase, producing MKAPIPGTRTTDGPTQALPSPRLLARILSGPSGLGTGSLRLAPVTEPDTEPDAEPPSETRSAPEPSSRRIEGLYCPPAVRDDRALADEINHRLVEWAEQEVGLYPGTEHREALVGFDPGRSVVLCHPDAPGIEHLMAAARLLVGENAVDDYFCEAEYGGHADRRGAALAVAQSAIDPAHNTPRYEADWRSGVESHPALRSMRSAMDHFRVLATPAQAHRYRHDIAGLYLGYNAEGDCITQRRTPAVWEYLVQRQFNSFRPCLTITDAVGGYELPAHLFAEPAVQRAVALSSNAATLCNDLYSVRKEQQSERFHYSLPTVIAAEEKCSIEEAFQKAIEVHNDVVHLFEEQAAALSTTDPLVARFMTGLSNWVGGNHEWHAGNVGTRYATSP
- a CDS encoding iron chaperone, whose protein sequence is MGQPRPCRLVRGGGLRHAARVVAREAQVTVRVGQLVRVAAVVAKIAEMQESDRVMAERIHAVIKESVPELSPKLWYGMPSYAKDGKVVCFFQSAQKFSARYATFGFSDKANLDDGAMWPASYALTELTSEGEARIAALVRNAVS
- a CDS encoding tetratricopeptide repeat protein gives rise to the protein MLQLGHREEAAQRAREVLGIPHADPASPPTLTARITLGVAIAHEEPDEAAEHLHQALALAREDGHLHNEAWCLNCLGVALRRMGRYEEALASHRQAFALLDELFEEHWKIHFLNGYAETCRLAGLPEEALRLHRQALELAPVLGYRNEEALAHEGIATVLDATAPATAAEHRAAGRAVLRELDA
- a CDS encoding AAA family ATPase → MGNTSTPIPHSGLHLAISGTYSSGKSTTTETLSMATGIPRTHAMTSREILVDLVPGKQVQELSAMELTMLGLRRLEERIHHEAGQGPFISDGSVIHEWIYGEARMRVGINPGANLFLRAVKNIAGLPVKRFYRQYMDAYGAVAKARAKRIYDAYVHLPVEFEMKADGHRPVSETFRKMSDDLLIETLEELEIPYHVVGGSVRERVERIVEIFGLPLVMPLDEAIERAGAKVRRAAEVLEQDARFHEAQRAKSLRRRVSYAVRF
- the fabG gene encoding 3-oxoacyl-ACP reductase FabG; translated protein: MGRSVMVTGGNRGIGLAVATALAADGDRVAVTHRDTAPPDGLLGVRAEMTDSGSIDAAFKEVEAAHGPVEVLVVNAGITRDALMLRMDEQDFTDVVDVNLHGAFRAVRRAVRGMVRARWGRIVLISSMTFAYGAPGQVNYAAAKAGMLGMARSLAWELGPRNITVNVVAPGLIDTAMSRAITDQRREHLLSVTPLGHVGEASDVAAAVRYLAGESGRYVTGAVLPVSGGLGLGV
- a CDS encoding AvrD family protein, with product MSNKELLYGSLDSCLGPGSSRFFGSGYKRVTQGLKNITTDGSAEPGALVTARGTLTYPRDWSRKTGAGELRPHLSSIDALVLAANLAETHLARAFGLGAAERRRIWVRRADVRAGSTPHEDLADFPVHGRLVAVDGPTGEDPMLASTFDCRVGRLKVRCTLVHEQGDRAGTPVTYSDEKQALGPARARHYGAGYKQRDQYAEQVRVDLDRQEIRGLQRVVATDGDAHTNGDAHTYGAEAAYGPSVSLVDALVGVAQLAQVLLYAQDGLSRGNTDTLWMRRFVIGAGTPVRPLGHSFTPTVSTAGSRLLSMGEARWRTAELAVDDFAGIDGRCWLAHRLPAAA
- a CDS encoding MarR family winged helix-turn-helix transcriptional regulator, translated to MAEATPTPAQPAALDFPLVRRTGYLLNKAGSILMEDAERVLMAQGMRLRYFYVLAALESDLSLSQQDLSRLLHLDPTTMVALIDEMERAGHVERRRNPSDRRRYILRLTEGGREALERAGRAVDAVEQDFLSAVPAEDRDRLRALLGDLLADRWPRVIACE
- a CDS encoding MFS transporter; translation: MMSGRTTTVGGRGWTLAVVCVATFMLLLDLTVVNVALPDIRDAFDASFTSLQWVLDAYALGLAAVLLTAGSLADRLGRKRVFNIGFVVFLAASLACGLANDAVVLSVARGVQGLGGAVLFAVGPALIGQEYQGKDRGKAFGIFGGVVGLSIAFGPLIGGALTDGLSWRWIFLVNIPVGLLAMAVSALRMRESRAESAPAVDWWGLVLFTGALTLLVLALLRGEAEGWGSVPIVGMFVVSVVLLAAFGAVERRRGERAMFQLSLFRNRTFNGVSVVTLLCAAATMSAIFLLVSYVQNVLAYSPWETGLRFLPLTGTLFVAAAISGSLTTRVPQRLLMGTSLALIALGLSLVALTGPDTSWTALLPSMFGIGLGMGLFNPPRASLSIAVVEPSKAGMASGINETFQQVGVAIGIAGFGAAFQGRVADLFAQSEAGRQLGSSAHEFGEAVAAGGGAEAAGRAPSGMGPALEAAARTAFVDGLTDVMFVCAVVAAVGALVGFVFIRTRDLHESARGETVQIGTRTVVNGLDAQGLLGDESAGAPVVAQSVRAGGDG